A single genomic interval of Candidatus Polarisedimenticolia bacterium harbors:
- a CDS encoding sulfatase, protein MRGILLWRSFLAVLSVLLLAGCGEGPRPNILLIVMDTARGDRFPWSGYARPTAPHLEDLAREGAVYTQAFSPAPWTVPAHASLFTGEYPSLHKTDCGSLRLPDAAVTLAETLHAAGYRTIGYTANPWIGREYNFQQGFDTYGETWRLVPKDSEDTGAALTNEKVLRWLEWRAGSADARRQPFFLFINYFEPHLPYHPPEPERSRLLRAGLDPARVQRLSRLGHPDEMRYIVGLSDLSGDDLAILSELYDGEIAYVDRRAGEVLDLLRRQGILDGTIVAVAGDHGENIGDHHMMDHKLSVHDTLLRVPLVLRYPPAVAAGQRIDVPVQMHDLYPTLLGLAGVRPPDGTPVEAVPLPGAGLPGAGRGASQPIIGEFVGPPVDFIKIMEDLFPGHDLSSYDRTLVALRQDGWKIQWGSDGRHSLYHVALDPGETVDRAAEEPERVKQMDRQVKEWLQRPARRARLAR, encoded by the coding sequence ATGCGCGGCATCTTGCTCTGGCGCTCATTCCTGGCGGTCCTGTCGGTGCTTCTCCTCGCCGGGTGCGGCGAAGGCCCCCGCCCCAACATCCTTCTCATCGTGATGGACACGGCACGCGGCGACCGCTTCCCGTGGAGCGGCTACGCGCGCCCGACCGCGCCCCACCTCGAGGACCTGGCGCGCGAAGGGGCGGTCTACACGCAGGCCTTTTCGCCCGCTCCCTGGACGGTGCCGGCGCACGCCAGCCTGTTCACCGGGGAGTATCCCTCGCTTCACAAGACCGACTGCGGCTCGCTCCGGCTGCCCGACGCGGCGGTGACCCTGGCCGAGACGCTGCACGCGGCGGGATACAGGACGATTGGCTACACCGCCAATCCGTGGATCGGCAGGGAGTACAACTTCCAGCAGGGATTCGACACCTACGGCGAGACCTGGCGGCTGGTCCCGAAGGACAGCGAAGACACGGGGGCCGCGCTGACCAACGAGAAGGTCCTGCGCTGGCTCGAGTGGCGCGCGGGCAGCGCCGACGCCCGGCGCCAGCCGTTCTTCCTCTTCATCAACTATTTCGAGCCGCACCTGCCGTATCACCCCCCCGAGCCGGAGCGATCGCGACTCCTGCGCGCGGGACTCGACCCGGCGCGCGTGCAACGCCTCAGCCGGCTGGGCCACCCGGACGAGATGCGCTACATCGTCGGGCTGTCCGATCTGAGCGGCGACGACCTGGCGATCCTGAGCGAGCTGTACGACGGGGAGATCGCCTACGTCGACCGGCGCGCGGGGGAGGTCCTCGACCTGCTGCGCCGGCAGGGGATTCTCGACGGGACGATCGTCGCCGTCGCCGGCGATCACGGGGAGAACATCGGCGACCATCACATGATGGACCACAAGCTGAGCGTGCACGACACCCTGCTGCGCGTGCCGCTCGTGCTGCGCTACCCGCCGGCGGTTGCCGCCGGCCAGAGGATCGATGTGCCGGTGCAGATGCACGACCTGTACCCGACGCTCCTGGGGCTCGCGGGAGTGAGGCCGCCGGACGGAACGCCGGTCGAGGCGGTCCCCCTGCCCGGAGCGGGGCTGCCGGGAGCCGGGCGCGGCGCGAGCCAGCCGATCATCGGCGAGTTCGTCGGCCCGCCGGTCGACTTCATCAAAATCATGGAGGATCTCTTCCCGGGCCATGACCTGTCGTCCTACGACCGCACCCTCGTGGCGCTGCGGCAGGACGGCTGGAAGATCCAGTGGGGATCGGACGGCCGGCACTCCCTCTACCACGTCGCTCTGGATCCCGGAGAGACGGTCGATCGCGCCGCGGAAGAGCCGGAGCGCGTGAAGCAGATGGACCGGCAGGTGAAGGAGTGGCTGCAGCGCCCGGCCCGCCGCGCCCGTCTGGCGCGCTGA
- a CDS encoding aspartate aminotransferase family protein, whose protein sequence is MPPKERVSLVKTSLPGPKSKLLIQKESRLMAAGAYGATEDRRFMAVKAQGSLIEDVDGNRFIDFGSGWGTNNVGNCNPEVVEAVNSTMRELGVTCWTSAGNTAQRLDLAEKLLAVCPKRTDRVLFLTTGTEAVEAALRVMRRASGRQFVISFYGQYHGLSYGCMAAGPLEAHVREDVAPLVNGFVYAPYPYSYRTPLHSRTGGGAGRATLEYIEDLILTYEVPPERIAGVLVEPVVGEAGVWVPPDDFLPGLRDLCDKHDWYLCIDEVQSGFGRCGKMWAFEHWDVEPDLIVIGKGLSGGSMPIAAVAGRHEIFDAAEAFVAGTYAGHPAACAAGAKTLEIMARDRVLEHATELGDYGMKRLRAMKEKHRIIGEVRGKGLWLTAEFIKDPKTREKNFEAAARVNEHCLKNGLYYIHDSISWFVRIQPPLTIERPLFEQGMDILEDAIAAASAGR, encoded by the coding sequence ATGCCTCCCAAAGAGAGAGTCTCGCTCGTCAAGACGTCGCTCCCGGGCCCCAAGTCCAAGCTGTTGATTCAGAAGGAGTCGCGGCTGATGGCCGCGGGGGCCTACGGGGCCACCGAAGATCGCCGGTTCATGGCGGTCAAGGCCCAGGGGTCCCTGATCGAGGACGTCGACGGGAACCGGTTCATCGACTTCGGGTCGGGCTGGGGGACCAACAACGTCGGCAACTGCAACCCCGAGGTCGTGGAGGCGGTGAACTCCACCATGCGGGAGCTCGGGGTCACGTGCTGGACCAGCGCCGGCAACACCGCGCAGCGCCTCGACCTGGCCGAGAAGCTCCTGGCCGTCTGCCCGAAGCGCACCGACCGCGTGCTGTTCCTGACCACGGGGACCGAGGCGGTCGAGGCGGCGCTCCGGGTGATGCGGCGCGCCTCGGGGAGGCAGTTCGTCATCTCCTTCTACGGGCAGTACCACGGGCTGTCGTACGGCTGCATGGCGGCGGGACCGCTGGAGGCGCACGTGCGCGAGGATGTCGCTCCCCTGGTCAACGGCTTCGTCTACGCCCCGTACCCGTACAGCTACCGGACGCCGCTGCATTCGCGAACCGGCGGCGGGGCGGGCCGCGCGACCCTCGAGTACATCGAGGACCTCATCCTGACGTACGAAGTGCCACCGGAGCGGATCGCCGGCGTCCTGGTCGAGCCGGTGGTCGGCGAGGCCGGCGTCTGGGTCCCGCCGGACGATTTCCTGCCGGGGCTGCGCGACCTGTGCGACAAGCACGACTGGTACCTGTGCATCGACGAGGTGCAGAGCGGCTTCGGGCGCTGCGGCAAGATGTGGGCCTTCGAGCACTGGGATGTCGAGCCCGATCTGATCGTCATCGGAAAGGGCCTGTCGGGCGGGTCCATGCCGATCGCGGCCGTGGCCGGGCGGCACGAGATCTTCGACGCGGCCGAGGCGTTCGTGGCCGGGACCTACGCCGGCCACCCCGCGGCCTGCGCCGCTGGGGCGAAGACGCTCGAGATCATGGCGCGCGACCGCGTCCTGGAACATGCCACCGAGCTGGGAGACTACGGCATGAAGCGGCTGCGCGCGATGAAGGAGAAGCACCGGATCATCGGAGAGGTCCGAGGCAAGGGCCTGTGGCTCACCGCCGAATTCATCAAGGACCCCAAGACGCGGGAGAAGAACTTCGAGGCGGCCGCCAGGGTCAACGAGCACTGCCTGAAGAACGGTCTCTACTACATCCACGACAGCATCTCGTGGTTCGTGCGCATCCAGCCGCCGCTCACCATCGAGCGCCCCCTCTTCGAGCAGGGGATGGACATCCTCGAAGACGCGATCGCCGCCGCGAGCGCGGGGCGCTAG
- a CDS encoding trimethylamine methyltransferase family protein produces MNVRPKVTMLTEKDVRLVHEASLEILEKIGVLYENTKALDIMEANGQKVDRDKGVAWVKPDLVERAMKTVPRKFVLASRDGKNDAVIDGEQMHHMTDGQASFTIDEKTGERRTSTLHDLALSTLLADALDPIKVMWSTVFPTDASTDFRALFEMASTFMWSSKHFQMVGGVQDPDDVPYLLAMLDAVYGDRRKQRDRPYFSMVTCPVSPLKHDDMMTEACIALAKEWVPIVFWPMPLQGATAPITVAGTLLQTNVEFLSGLVLYQLVQPGLPMIYPAGPETLDMKTGLASTASPEGIMLNLPFAQMTEFYHVPYMAGGICSDAKIPGIQCAYENMATGMTAALSGCDLLVGIGILEDGNTLSFPQMVIDEEMCNILSFVRNGMELTREKLMVESIMSVGHSPNHHLGQPYTREFLKSGQGYWPKISFRGTYGDWKRRGKDEVQLARDRMRLLLDKHEVQPPPKEVQDELRRLLCERTGFAPNDPKIEGVFQHPWKEHPSSWR; encoded by the coding sequence ATGAACGTGCGCCCCAAGGTCACGATGCTGACCGAGAAGGACGTCCGCCTGGTCCACGAGGCCTCGCTCGAGATCCTCGAGAAGATCGGCGTCCTCTACGAGAACACCAAGGCGCTCGACATCATGGAGGCCAACGGTCAAAAAGTAGACCGCGACAAGGGGGTCGCCTGGGTCAAGCCGGACCTGGTCGAGCGCGCCATGAAGACCGTGCCCCGCAAGTTCGTGTTGGCATCGCGCGACGGTAAGAACGACGCGGTGATCGACGGCGAGCAGATGCACCACATGACCGACGGGCAGGCCTCCTTCACCATCGACGAGAAGACCGGCGAGCGTCGCACCTCGACGCTGCACGACCTGGCGCTGAGCACGCTGCTGGCCGACGCGCTGGACCCGATCAAGGTGATGTGGTCGACGGTCTTCCCGACCGATGCCTCGACCGATTTCCGGGCGCTGTTCGAGATGGCCTCGACCTTCATGTGGTCGTCGAAGCATTTCCAGATGGTGGGGGGCGTGCAGGACCCGGACGACGTCCCTTACCTGCTGGCGATGCTCGACGCCGTGTACGGCGACCGGCGCAAGCAGCGCGACCGTCCGTATTTCTCGATGGTCACCTGCCCGGTCTCTCCCCTGAAGCACGACGACATGATGACCGAGGCGTGCATCGCCCTGGCGAAGGAGTGGGTGCCGATCGTCTTCTGGCCGATGCCGCTGCAGGGTGCCACAGCCCCGATCACCGTGGCGGGAACGCTCCTGCAGACCAACGTCGAGTTCCTGAGCGGCCTGGTCCTCTACCAGCTGGTGCAGCCGGGGCTGCCGATGATCTATCCCGCCGGCCCGGAGACGCTCGACATGAAGACGGGCCTGGCCTCGACCGCCTCGCCCGAAGGCATCATGCTCAACCTGCCGTTCGCGCAGATGACCGAGTTCTACCACGTGCCGTACATGGCGGGGGGCATCTGCTCCGACGCGAAGATCCCCGGCATCCAGTGCGCTTACGAGAACATGGCGACCGGCATGACCGCCGCCCTGTCGGGCTGCGACCTCCTGGTCGGCATCGGCATCCTCGAGGACGGCAACACCCTGTCGTTCCCGCAGATGGTGATCGACGAGGAGATGTGCAACATCCTGTCGTTCGTGCGCAACGGCATGGAGCTGACGCGCGAGAAGCTGATGGTCGAATCGATCATGTCCGTCGGCCACTCGCCGAACCACCACCTGGGGCAGCCGTACACGCGCGAGTTCCTGAAGTCGGGCCAGGGGTACTGGCCGAAGATCTCGTTCCGCGGCACGTACGGAGACTGGAAGCGGCGCGGCAAGGACGAGGTGCAGCTGGCGCGCGACAGGATGCGGCTGCTGCTCGACAAGCACGAGGTCCAGCCGCCGCCGAAAGAAGTCCAGGACGAGCTGCGCCGACTCCTCTGCGAGCGCACCGGGTTCGCCCCCAACGACCCGAAGATCGAGGGCGTCTTCCAGCACCCCTGGAAGGAACACCCCTCCTCCTGGCGCTGA